Proteins encoded by one window of Salmo trutta chromosome 17, fSalTru1.1, whole genome shotgun sequence:
- the LOC115151525 gene encoding uncharacterized protein LOC115151525 isoform X1, with protein MSLEDIEQQDYDVSDTETVRALSQSLDLPVCVVDDHLPSEAVNEMKQSNTVETTDEESLNSAKNLESFSLIINFLQNLTEEQWSRIRNGISDPLTKQQLAGLCLRIVQFLSDKLMQIIIPGLYELLGIQDAASSPLSQRSLTASLSSLEDDKANNKSRVRFTEAGVPKRQGSRKSYASFRIPTPYPSSNCMEQKEEEEQESQQFKFKEIYLTKEMRSLGSGSYLPKGAMRSQTSLSEVQKTTNSESLQVLLGVSEDTLITCVQDSLQGSLSKLACMSDSPSGIACSPKMTPAVMAEVIKDVKSSISVVVKSASASQTSQVTPVRGDSQTKVTESMVRELAAKLEKVDQESKCLTGQVMTTISDTMVAFVDENEQNLLKDLKDKIMFLASHIGFIDDLDALIRKYESSYNISESGSSCMLTSKSIQKLSSREFQTSAMQAVSGVLAKKVSSLSFPSSVVQSELTGAVSGETLSGIVKTLSIHPVGSAASVVVKTFVSDMKSLAESEESPQQKSAWSAAVHIYHSIQNNLNDYFSKLQRFALKSIVTSDDNTTNAEFKETVPLPCLDMKYRPSKSEPQLPESTGEVTLQRGLSESSKPIWAQTDSEESKRLLTTCTKEVISELLVLYNTEMSKEDPPSTVGEKGSDFSIERQQFVEGVLAQLGDISHSRASSQFEFPSQIEDSRSKATASLISLLDCMKKLSSEEIKRNTTQAVSEFLVKKSNSSLTSAKPAYSVASRSGSIQNQSTLSNDICVDSASFGIIDTFVEDLQNLAQPLEVYQKEPDLQENAQKLQSRIWSATTSLYNNIKKTLKNFTIHRRRSDVQKRMSSHTPTEDSGHLVTEEYLGLASQNLRQASKSVPHLPSLNQEVALHRGVSESSKLLWTETDESLMNNSTKEVISTILTSCEAEMSKEPFSSRVGKKISDMSLEVNMLVDGVLSQLNNISLSRSPTPCEDMFERLQDSLERTSPVSLDCSTTASKGIASSHSLSTKSLQKLSSHEFQTKAEKVVSEVLSRSFNIVEEGTTAKCLQSVSTSTTSTDIIQTMVKDLQELTQTTQSSDMVSGTSLLTTEQVSEKMIWSVACNIYYSLQSKITELLRKDLQISDTTLGSIKMFTYQSSSAPQRANLGHLEVNQSSVTPGGKDACVDIPHELLPKTTELSGFMLEDIGTIRCRSADSQKTRNTSSSCSSISLTPTSKSKQSEWDFTLPGAPIPTELPAQSDFPIVRNMIIQDLFHTKDLLPPSFVDKVRQAAGVVVDKMVESVENTQEDGKVASHPDNLRSAVRKLRKIISTGTIHIFSHEFVDKVIAIQDNHSTPQVLTLAAARSASDSILSRLKWGKEQCTVSRKLSSQLLQIFAEETVRGFLKQWSDEYEDINIDVSVQNKPSTSTCMVFPIQLNQSKPKDSDTMNQLTKVMVNKMMDALSVGSSHQMITKANAKCSFESGTSMATSDIVEGMLDLVRDTTSSTGEQIPIFKSKKSKKSMFSKICFNTKGSKKVSKDHCPQKSMEYQPQNTSPTVYFTESRTNSHGTFAPEGNYIAYSFPPEEKGRKPSLFTRMYRAITRGFSNPR; from the exons ATGTCCCTGGAGGACATAGAACAACAAGACTATGATGTTTCTGACACTGAGACAGTCAG AGCCTTGTCCCAGTCACTagacctgcctgtctgtgtggtgGATGACCACCTGCCCTCTGAAGCTGTCAATGAGATG AAGCAAAGCAACACTGTGGAAACCACAGATGAGGAGAGCCTCAACAGTGCGAAAAATCTTGAGTCTTTTTCACTGATTATCAACTTCCTGCAGAACCTAACTGAGGA GCAATGGAGTAGGATTCGTAATGGTATTTCTGACCCG CTGACAAAACAACAGCTTGCCGGCTTGTGTCTGAGGATAGTCCAGTTTTTATCGGACAAGCTGATGCAGATCATCATCCCAGGTCTTTACGAACTACTGGGCATCCAAGATGCTGCCTCCTCTCCATTGTCACAGAGATCTCTCACAGCGTCACTCAGCAGTCTGGAGGACGATAAGGCTAACAACAAGTCCCGTGTGAGATTTACTGAGGCTGGTGTACCTAAGAGGCAAGGCAGTCGAAAGTCTTACGCTAGCTTTCGCATTCCGACTCCCTACCCTTCCTCCAACTGCATGGAGCAAAAAGAGGAAGAAGAGCAGGAATCACAACAATTTAAGTTCAAGGAGATTTACCTGACTAAGGAGATGCGCAGTCTGGGCAGTGGAAGCTACCTGCCCAAGGGGGCCATGAG GTCTCAAACCTCTCTGTCTGAGGTGCAGAAGACAACCAACTCTGAGTCGCTACAAGTCCTTTTAGGTGTCTCAGAGGACACCCTCATCACCTGTGTGCAGGACAGCCTGCAAGGGTCTCTCTCCAAACTTGCATGCATGTCCGATTCTCCATCTGGAATTGCATGCTCTCCGAAGATGACCCCTGCTGTAATGGCAGAAGTGATTAAAGATGTCAAGTCATCCATTTCAGTGGTGGTTAAGAGTGCCTCCGCGAGCCAAACCTCTCAAGTGACACCTGTAAGGGGAGACTCACAGACCAAGGTGACTGAGAGCATGGTGAGAGAGCTGGCAGCTAAACTTGAAAAAGTTGACCAAGAGAGCAAGTGTCTAACAGGGCAAGTCATGACCACCATCTCTGACACAATGGTGGCTTTTGTTGATGAGAACGAACAGAATTTGCTGAAAGATCTGAAGGACAAGATCATGTTTTTGGCATCGCATATTGGCTTCATTGACGATCTTGATGCCCTGATAAGGAAATACGAGAGCAGCTACAATATTAGTGAATCTGGTTCCTCCTGCATGCTCACATCTAAGAGCATCCAAAAACTCTCCAGCCGGGAGTTTCAAACATCAGCAATGCAAGCAGTGAGTGGAGTTCTTGCCAAAAAAGTCAGCAGTTTGAGCTTTCCTAGTTCAGTCGTTCAGTCGGAGTTAACAGGTGCTGTATCAGGTGAAACATTGTCTGGCATTGTAAAGACATTGTCGATTCACCCAGTGGGCTCAGCAGCGTCAGTAGTTGTTAAGACTTTCGTGTCAGATATGAAGTCCTTGGCGGAATCTGAAGAGAGTCCTCAACAGAAGAGTGCCTGGTCTGCTGCTGTTCACATTTACCACAGCATCCAAAACAACTTGAATGATTATTTCAGCAAGCTTCAGAGATTTGCCCTAAAGAGCATTGTCACATCTGATGACAACACCACAAATGCTGAGTTTAAGGAAACAGTTCCACTTCCTTGCTTAGACATGAAATATAGGCCCAGTAAGAGTGAGCCTCAGTTGCCAGAGTCCACTGGTGAAGTTACTTTACAAAGAGGCCTAAGTGAGAGCTCAAAACCTATTTGGGCACAAACTGACTCAGAAGAAAGCAAGCGCCTTCTGACAACTTGCACCAAAGAAGTCATCTCAGAGCTTCTGGTCTTGTACAACACTGAGATGTCAAAGGAGGACCCCCCGTCCACTGTTGGAGAAAAAGGATCAGACTTCTCTATTGAGAGACAACAATTTGTAGAGGGTGTTCTGGCTCAGCTTGGGGATATCTCCCATTCCAGGGCCTCATCACAATTTGAGTTCCCCTCTCAAATTGAGGACAGCAGAAGTAAAGCCACAGCTTCTTTGATCAGTCTGTTAGATTGCATGAAAAAACTCTCAAGTGAGGAAATCAAGAGAAACACCACCCAAGCAGTGAGTGAGTTCCTAGTTAAAAAGTCCAACAGTAGCTTAACTAGTGCAAAGCCTGCTTATTCTGTAGCATCCAGGTCTGGTTCCATTCAAAACCAGAGCACCTTGTCAAATGATATTTGTGTGGATTCAGCATCCTTTGGCATCATTGACACATTTGTGGAAGACTTGCAAAACTTGGCACAACCATTGGAGGTATATCAGAAAGAACCTGACCTCCAGGAAAATGCACAAAAGCTACAGAGCAGGATCTGGTCTGCTACCACTAGTTTATATAACAACATTAAGAAGACATTAAAGAACTTCACCATTCACCGGCGGAGGTCAGATGTGCAGAAAAGAATGTCCAGCCATACACCCACAGAGGACTCTGGACATCTTGTGACTGAGGAGTACCTTGGTTTGGCAAGCCAGAACTTGAGGCAAGCTAGTAAGAGTGTGCCTCACTTGCCCAGTTTGAACCAGGAAGTGGCTCTACACAGGGGTGTCAGCGAGAGTTCAAAACTTCTCTGGACTGAAACAGACGAGAGTCTAATGAACAATAGTACCAAAGAGGTTATTTCAACTATCTTGACCTCATGCGAGGCCGAGATGTCAAAAGAACCTTTCTCCTCCAGGGTAGGAAAGAAAATATCTGATATGTCCCTTGAGGTCAACATGTTGGTAGATGGTGTTCTGTCTCAGCTGAATAACATCTCCTTGTCAAGGTCCCCAACACCATGTGAAGACATGTTTGAACGTCTCCAAGATTCTCTTGAGCGAACCTCTCCAGTAAGTCTAGATTGCAGCACGACTGCCTCCAAAGGCATTGCATCTTCCCATAGTCTTTCAACAAAGAGCCTCCAGAAACTCTCTAGTCATGAGTTCCAAACCAAAGCTGAGAAAGTAGTGAGTGAGGTCCTCTCTAGATCATTTAACATTGTGGAGGAAGGTACAACAGCTAAGTGCCTACAGTCTGTATCTACATCCACCACATCTACTGATATTATACAAACCATGGTGAAAGATCTGCAGGAGCTCACCCAGACCACCCAATCATCTGACATGGTATCTGGAACCTCCCTGCTCACCACTGAACAGGTTTCTGAGAAAATGATCTGGTCTGTTGCTTGTAACATCTACTACAGTCTGCAAAGTAAGATTACGGAGTTGCTCAGAAAAGATCTTCAAATATCAGACACAACACTTGGTTCAATCAAAATGTTTACATATCAAAGCAGTTCTGCACCACAAAGAGCTAATCTCGGCCATCTTGAGGTCAACCAGAGCAGTGTTACACCTGGTGGAAAAGATGCCTGTGTGGACATTCCACATGAATTACTACCTAAAACCACTGAGCTCTCAGGATTCATGCTGGAGGATATTGGCACGATCCGCTGTAGGAGTGCTGACAGCCAAAAGACAAGAAATACATCTTCTTCATGCTCCTCCATCTCTCTAACACCTACTTCAAAATCAAAGCAGTCAGAATGGGACTTCACCTTGCCCGGTGCTCCCATCCCTACTGAGTTACCTGCTCAGAGTGACTTTCCCATTGTAAGAAACATGATCATTCAGGACTTGTTTCACACAAAAGACTTACTTCCCCCATCCTTTGTGGACAAAGTCAGGCAAGCTGCTGGGGTGGTAGTGGACAAAATGGTGGAAAGTGTTGAGAACACACAGGAAGATGGAAAAGTTGCTTCTCATCCTGACAACCTCCGATCTGCTGTTAGGAAATTGAGAAAAATAATTTCCACTGGGACCATCCACATTTTCAGTCATGAATTTGTGGATAAAGTGATAGCCATTCAGGACAACCACAGCACTCCACAGGTCCTAACATTGGCAGCAGCCAGAAGTGCTTCTGACTCCATTCTTTCAAGGCtgaaatggggaaaggaacaatGTACCGTATCCAGGAAGCTCTCCTCTCAGCTTCTCCAGATATTTGCTGAAGAGACAGTGAGGGGCTTCCTAAAACAGTGGTCAGATGAGTATGAAGATATAAACATTGATGTTTCAGTCCAGAACAAACCAAGCACTTCTACTTGCATGGTCTTTCCTATCCAGCTCAATCAGAGCAAGCCAAAGGATAGTGACACAATGAATCAGCTCACCAAGGTCATGGTCAACAAAATGATGGATGCCTTATCAGTTGGCTCAAGTCATCAAATGATCACCAAAGCCAATGCCAAATGTTCTTTTGAGTCTGGTACCAGCATGGCCACCAGTGACATTGTAGAAGGGATGTTGGATTTGGTAAGGGATACCACCAGCAGTACTGGAGAGCAGATCCCCATCTTCAAGTCCAAGAAAAGCAAGAAAAGCATGTTTAGCAAGATATGCTTTAACACAAAG GGTTCCAAGAAAGTTAGCAAGGACCACTGTCCTCAAAAGTCTATGGAGTACCAGCCTCAGAACACTTCCCCTACTGTGTACTTTACAG AGTCGAGGACAAATTCTCATGGTACCTTTGCTCCAGAGGGAAATTACATCGCATATTCCTTCCCACCTGAAGAGAAGGGTCGCAAACCCTCCCTTTTCACCAGAATGTATAGAGCCATCACTAGAGGCTTCTCCAACCCAAGATAA
- the LOC115151525 gene encoding uncharacterized protein LOC115151525 isoform X2: MSLEDIEQQDYDVSDTETVRALSQSLDLPVCVVDDHLPSEAVNEMQSNTVETTDEESLNSAKNLESFSLIINFLQNLTEEQWSRIRNGISDPLTKQQLAGLCLRIVQFLSDKLMQIIIPGLYELLGIQDAASSPLSQRSLTASLSSLEDDKANNKSRVRFTEAGVPKRQGSRKSYASFRIPTPYPSSNCMEQKEEEEQESQQFKFKEIYLTKEMRSLGSGSYLPKGAMRSQTSLSEVQKTTNSESLQVLLGVSEDTLITCVQDSLQGSLSKLACMSDSPSGIACSPKMTPAVMAEVIKDVKSSISVVVKSASASQTSQVTPVRGDSQTKVTESMVRELAAKLEKVDQESKCLTGQVMTTISDTMVAFVDENEQNLLKDLKDKIMFLASHIGFIDDLDALIRKYESSYNISESGSSCMLTSKSIQKLSSREFQTSAMQAVSGVLAKKVSSLSFPSSVVQSELTGAVSGETLSGIVKTLSIHPVGSAASVVVKTFVSDMKSLAESEESPQQKSAWSAAVHIYHSIQNNLNDYFSKLQRFALKSIVTSDDNTTNAEFKETVPLPCLDMKYRPSKSEPQLPESTGEVTLQRGLSESSKPIWAQTDSEESKRLLTTCTKEVISELLVLYNTEMSKEDPPSTVGEKGSDFSIERQQFVEGVLAQLGDISHSRASSQFEFPSQIEDSRSKATASLISLLDCMKKLSSEEIKRNTTQAVSEFLVKKSNSSLTSAKPAYSVASRSGSIQNQSTLSNDICVDSASFGIIDTFVEDLQNLAQPLEVYQKEPDLQENAQKLQSRIWSATTSLYNNIKKTLKNFTIHRRRSDVQKRMSSHTPTEDSGHLVTEEYLGLASQNLRQASKSVPHLPSLNQEVALHRGVSESSKLLWTETDESLMNNSTKEVISTILTSCEAEMSKEPFSSRVGKKISDMSLEVNMLVDGVLSQLNNISLSRSPTPCEDMFERLQDSLERTSPVSLDCSTTASKGIASSHSLSTKSLQKLSSHEFQTKAEKVVSEVLSRSFNIVEEGTTAKCLQSVSTSTTSTDIIQTMVKDLQELTQTTQSSDMVSGTSLLTTEQVSEKMIWSVACNIYYSLQSKITELLRKDLQISDTTLGSIKMFTYQSSSAPQRANLGHLEVNQSSVTPGGKDACVDIPHELLPKTTELSGFMLEDIGTIRCRSADSQKTRNTSSSCSSISLTPTSKSKQSEWDFTLPGAPIPTELPAQSDFPIVRNMIIQDLFHTKDLLPPSFVDKVRQAAGVVVDKMVESVENTQEDGKVASHPDNLRSAVRKLRKIISTGTIHIFSHEFVDKVIAIQDNHSTPQVLTLAAARSASDSILSRLKWGKEQCTVSRKLSSQLLQIFAEETVRGFLKQWSDEYEDINIDVSVQNKPSTSTCMVFPIQLNQSKPKDSDTMNQLTKVMVNKMMDALSVGSSHQMITKANAKCSFESGTSMATSDIVEGMLDLVRDTTSSTGEQIPIFKSKKSKKSMFSKICFNTKGSKKVSKDHCPQKSMEYQPQNTSPTVYFTESRTNSHGTFAPEGNYIAYSFPPEEKGRKPSLFTRMYRAITRGFSNPR; the protein is encoded by the exons ATGTCCCTGGAGGACATAGAACAACAAGACTATGATGTTTCTGACACTGAGACAGTCAG AGCCTTGTCCCAGTCACTagacctgcctgtctgtgtggtgGATGACCACCTGCCCTCTGAAGCTGTCAATGAGATG CAAAGCAACACTGTGGAAACCACAGATGAGGAGAGCCTCAACAGTGCGAAAAATCTTGAGTCTTTTTCACTGATTATCAACTTCCTGCAGAACCTAACTGAGGA GCAATGGAGTAGGATTCGTAATGGTATTTCTGACCCG CTGACAAAACAACAGCTTGCCGGCTTGTGTCTGAGGATAGTCCAGTTTTTATCGGACAAGCTGATGCAGATCATCATCCCAGGTCTTTACGAACTACTGGGCATCCAAGATGCTGCCTCCTCTCCATTGTCACAGAGATCTCTCACAGCGTCACTCAGCAGTCTGGAGGACGATAAGGCTAACAACAAGTCCCGTGTGAGATTTACTGAGGCTGGTGTACCTAAGAGGCAAGGCAGTCGAAAGTCTTACGCTAGCTTTCGCATTCCGACTCCCTACCCTTCCTCCAACTGCATGGAGCAAAAAGAGGAAGAAGAGCAGGAATCACAACAATTTAAGTTCAAGGAGATTTACCTGACTAAGGAGATGCGCAGTCTGGGCAGTGGAAGCTACCTGCCCAAGGGGGCCATGAG GTCTCAAACCTCTCTGTCTGAGGTGCAGAAGACAACCAACTCTGAGTCGCTACAAGTCCTTTTAGGTGTCTCAGAGGACACCCTCATCACCTGTGTGCAGGACAGCCTGCAAGGGTCTCTCTCCAAACTTGCATGCATGTCCGATTCTCCATCTGGAATTGCATGCTCTCCGAAGATGACCCCTGCTGTAATGGCAGAAGTGATTAAAGATGTCAAGTCATCCATTTCAGTGGTGGTTAAGAGTGCCTCCGCGAGCCAAACCTCTCAAGTGACACCTGTAAGGGGAGACTCACAGACCAAGGTGACTGAGAGCATGGTGAGAGAGCTGGCAGCTAAACTTGAAAAAGTTGACCAAGAGAGCAAGTGTCTAACAGGGCAAGTCATGACCACCATCTCTGACACAATGGTGGCTTTTGTTGATGAGAACGAACAGAATTTGCTGAAAGATCTGAAGGACAAGATCATGTTTTTGGCATCGCATATTGGCTTCATTGACGATCTTGATGCCCTGATAAGGAAATACGAGAGCAGCTACAATATTAGTGAATCTGGTTCCTCCTGCATGCTCACATCTAAGAGCATCCAAAAACTCTCCAGCCGGGAGTTTCAAACATCAGCAATGCAAGCAGTGAGTGGAGTTCTTGCCAAAAAAGTCAGCAGTTTGAGCTTTCCTAGTTCAGTCGTTCAGTCGGAGTTAACAGGTGCTGTATCAGGTGAAACATTGTCTGGCATTGTAAAGACATTGTCGATTCACCCAGTGGGCTCAGCAGCGTCAGTAGTTGTTAAGACTTTCGTGTCAGATATGAAGTCCTTGGCGGAATCTGAAGAGAGTCCTCAACAGAAGAGTGCCTGGTCTGCTGCTGTTCACATTTACCACAGCATCCAAAACAACTTGAATGATTATTTCAGCAAGCTTCAGAGATTTGCCCTAAAGAGCATTGTCACATCTGATGACAACACCACAAATGCTGAGTTTAAGGAAACAGTTCCACTTCCTTGCTTAGACATGAAATATAGGCCCAGTAAGAGTGAGCCTCAGTTGCCAGAGTCCACTGGTGAAGTTACTTTACAAAGAGGCCTAAGTGAGAGCTCAAAACCTATTTGGGCACAAACTGACTCAGAAGAAAGCAAGCGCCTTCTGACAACTTGCACCAAAGAAGTCATCTCAGAGCTTCTGGTCTTGTACAACACTGAGATGTCAAAGGAGGACCCCCCGTCCACTGTTGGAGAAAAAGGATCAGACTTCTCTATTGAGAGACAACAATTTGTAGAGGGTGTTCTGGCTCAGCTTGGGGATATCTCCCATTCCAGGGCCTCATCACAATTTGAGTTCCCCTCTCAAATTGAGGACAGCAGAAGTAAAGCCACAGCTTCTTTGATCAGTCTGTTAGATTGCATGAAAAAACTCTCAAGTGAGGAAATCAAGAGAAACACCACCCAAGCAGTGAGTGAGTTCCTAGTTAAAAAGTCCAACAGTAGCTTAACTAGTGCAAAGCCTGCTTATTCTGTAGCATCCAGGTCTGGTTCCATTCAAAACCAGAGCACCTTGTCAAATGATATTTGTGTGGATTCAGCATCCTTTGGCATCATTGACACATTTGTGGAAGACTTGCAAAACTTGGCACAACCATTGGAGGTATATCAGAAAGAACCTGACCTCCAGGAAAATGCACAAAAGCTACAGAGCAGGATCTGGTCTGCTACCACTAGTTTATATAACAACATTAAGAAGACATTAAAGAACTTCACCATTCACCGGCGGAGGTCAGATGTGCAGAAAAGAATGTCCAGCCATACACCCACAGAGGACTCTGGACATCTTGTGACTGAGGAGTACCTTGGTTTGGCAAGCCAGAACTTGAGGCAAGCTAGTAAGAGTGTGCCTCACTTGCCCAGTTTGAACCAGGAAGTGGCTCTACACAGGGGTGTCAGCGAGAGTTCAAAACTTCTCTGGACTGAAACAGACGAGAGTCTAATGAACAATAGTACCAAAGAGGTTATTTCAACTATCTTGACCTCATGCGAGGCCGAGATGTCAAAAGAACCTTTCTCCTCCAGGGTAGGAAAGAAAATATCTGATATGTCCCTTGAGGTCAACATGTTGGTAGATGGTGTTCTGTCTCAGCTGAATAACATCTCCTTGTCAAGGTCCCCAACACCATGTGAAGACATGTTTGAACGTCTCCAAGATTCTCTTGAGCGAACCTCTCCAGTAAGTCTAGATTGCAGCACGACTGCCTCCAAAGGCATTGCATCTTCCCATAGTCTTTCAACAAAGAGCCTCCAGAAACTCTCTAGTCATGAGTTCCAAACCAAAGCTGAGAAAGTAGTGAGTGAGGTCCTCTCTAGATCATTTAACATTGTGGAGGAAGGTACAACAGCTAAGTGCCTACAGTCTGTATCTACATCCACCACATCTACTGATATTATACAAACCATGGTGAAAGATCTGCAGGAGCTCACCCAGACCACCCAATCATCTGACATGGTATCTGGAACCTCCCTGCTCACCACTGAACAGGTTTCTGAGAAAATGATCTGGTCTGTTGCTTGTAACATCTACTACAGTCTGCAAAGTAAGATTACGGAGTTGCTCAGAAAAGATCTTCAAATATCAGACACAACACTTGGTTCAATCAAAATGTTTACATATCAAAGCAGTTCTGCACCACAAAGAGCTAATCTCGGCCATCTTGAGGTCAACCAGAGCAGTGTTACACCTGGTGGAAAAGATGCCTGTGTGGACATTCCACATGAATTACTACCTAAAACCACTGAGCTCTCAGGATTCATGCTGGAGGATATTGGCACGATCCGCTGTAGGAGTGCTGACAGCCAAAAGACAAGAAATACATCTTCTTCATGCTCCTCCATCTCTCTAACACCTACTTCAAAATCAAAGCAGTCAGAATGGGACTTCACCTTGCCCGGTGCTCCCATCCCTACTGAGTTACCTGCTCAGAGTGACTTTCCCATTGTAAGAAACATGATCATTCAGGACTTGTTTCACACAAAAGACTTACTTCCCCCATCCTTTGTGGACAAAGTCAGGCAAGCTGCTGGGGTGGTAGTGGACAAAATGGTGGAAAGTGTTGAGAACACACAGGAAGATGGAAAAGTTGCTTCTCATCCTGACAACCTCCGATCTGCTGTTAGGAAATTGAGAAAAATAATTTCCACTGGGACCATCCACATTTTCAGTCATGAATTTGTGGATAAAGTGATAGCCATTCAGGACAACCACAGCACTCCACAGGTCCTAACATTGGCAGCAGCCAGAAGTGCTTCTGACTCCATTCTTTCAAGGCtgaaatggggaaaggaacaatGTACCGTATCCAGGAAGCTCTCCTCTCAGCTTCTCCAGATATTTGCTGAAGAGACAGTGAGGGGCTTCCTAAAACAGTGGTCAGATGAGTATGAAGATATAAACATTGATGTTTCAGTCCAGAACAAACCAAGCACTTCTACTTGCATGGTCTTTCCTATCCAGCTCAATCAGAGCAAGCCAAAGGATAGTGACACAATGAATCAGCTCACCAAGGTCATGGTCAACAAAATGATGGATGCCTTATCAGTTGGCTCAAGTCATCAAATGATCACCAAAGCCAATGCCAAATGTTCTTTTGAGTCTGGTACCAGCATGGCCACCAGTGACATTGTAGAAGGGATGTTGGATTTGGTAAGGGATACCACCAGCAGTACTGGAGAGCAGATCCCCATCTTCAAGTCCAAGAAAAGCAAGAAAAGCATGTTTAGCAAGATATGCTTTAACACAAAG GGTTCCAAGAAAGTTAGCAAGGACCACTGTCCTCAAAAGTCTATGGAGTACCAGCCTCAGAACACTTCCCCTACTGTGTACTTTACAG AGTCGAGGACAAATTCTCATGGTACCTTTGCTCCAGAGGGAAATTACATCGCATATTCCTTCCCACCTGAAGAGAAGGGTCGCAAACCCTCCCTTTTCACCAGAATGTATAGAGCCATCACTAGAGGCTTCTCCAACCCAAGATAA